A single region of the Mercenaria mercenaria strain notata chromosome 6, MADL_Memer_1, whole genome shotgun sequence genome encodes:
- the LOC123548889 gene encoding uncharacterized protein LOC123548889: MDSLVNHESFTSLVRQLNPREVVEVLNGSENTGDLFKDLPLYHILVEALLHRQTDASESSRVYARVATQIVYMLSTHGADINIQDENGDTALLCYLKTADIGLLSDDLVVAFLRCGADSCLKNKDGLDVLQYILQEDELPKQIRARVLEYMPGIWRAVDSDDACTVRRLINQWCNIKVVKDGTSVLQLAYSKGTESIIRVISGIGPSMDMAHSALAGDYFTVKKVLQSNNRVNINLKNMAEMGATPLFYAICNNDKDMVELLLKHGARLDSSMQGENEMELPLYFAALSHIPTLDTDMLRFTIPRKPVPVDQLYYKGRNVIFYCIEHVVDIDLFYDILKACSAHVLTQRIEGNINAREYAVVNGREQYDTKIDVVVADWCSQEDQAINRNTLCLHGYQYVLPLTAENTSPNDKLINYMQLAEEFEDFKIQLREATVTGDAAHVKEMLGTQSWSDRGLDVCLADCRVRGDGQPLLHKAVLWEHDEVVKEIVQYVMHNTKRKLDSFRDQYFRTALHYLYGMECCKRMADILEDNGMSEYSMDKDGRSPLAFKDRRGLLEMKDLIEYHQRQDFSEPEPDPWSVNLPLPITGFLKQCLHEKHMKKKHDKTVYNAIGNGRQAGKTKPDKKHRHLKGTADLQSKSVDKKKHRSGFHLQTYSERNSDSSNSPENYQKCNQKQICNREREAGKLSYFQQYQNTEMMQFPRNSYVKDKLSRDNSVEYQKVNTVVSMKYENGNYFRSDVYRDSDFSSLMKDDVETGSGQDVSELSSEAGSLYEDYEGDQSDVESEDEGTNHSEKYCSIL, encoded by the exons ATGGACAGCCTGGTTAATCATGAAAGTTTCACTTCACTGGTTAGGCAGTTAAATCCAAGAGAGGTGGTCGAAGTTTTAAATGGCAGTGAAAATACAGGAGATTTATTCAAG GATCTGCCACTGTACCATATATTAGTTGAGGCTTTGCTGCACAGGCAGACAGATGCAAGTGAAAGCAGCAGAGTGTATGCTAGAGTTGCAACACAGATTGTGTACATGCTGTCTACACATGGTGCAGATATCAATATTCAAGATGag AATGGGGATACAGCTTTATTGTGTTACCTTAAGACAGCTGATATAGGCCTTCTGTCAGATGATCTGGTTGTAGCATTCCTAAGATGTGGAGCTGACAGTTGCTTAAAAAACAAG GATGGTTTAGATGTACTGCAGTACATTTTGCAAGAAGATGAACTGCCAAAACAGATCAGAGCCAGAGTGCTGGAGTACATG CCCGGAATATGGCGTGCTGTGGATTCAGATGATGCTTGCACTGTTAGAAGGTTGATTAATCAATGGTGTAATATAAAAGTAGTGAAG GATGGAACATCAGTACTGCAGTTAGCATACAGTAAAGGAACAGAAAGTATTATAAGGGTTATCTCGGGGATTGGGCCCTCCATG GATATGGCACACAGTGCACTGGCGGGAGATTATTTCACAGTTAAGAAGGTGCTACAGTCAAATAACCGTGTCAATATCAACTTGAAAAATATG GCTGAGATGGGAGCAACCCCACTATTCTATGCCATCTGTAACAATGACAAAGACATGGTTGAGTTACTCCTAAAACACGGAGCACGACTTGACTCCAGTATGCAAGGGGAAAATGAG ATGGAGCTGCCTCTGTATTTTGCTGCTTTATCCCACATACCTACTTTGGATACAGACATGCTGAGATTTACCATTCCAAGAAAACCAGTGCCAGTTGACCAGCTTTACTATAAG GGAAGGAATGTGATATTTTACTGCATAGAGCACGTGGTGGATATCGATCTGTTCTATGATATACTGAAAGCCTGCTCAGCCCATGTGCTTACACAAAGAATTGAG gGCAACATTAATGCAAGAGAGTATGCTGTTGTGAATGGCAGAGAACAGTATGATACAAAAATTGATGtt GTTGTTGCTGACTGGTGTTCCCAGGAGGATCAGGCTATAAATAGAAACACATTGTGTCTCCATGGTTACCAGTATGTGTTGCCATTGACAGCAGAAAATACAAGTCCAAATGATAAATTAATCAACTATATGCAACTTGCTGAAGAATTTGAG GATTTCAAGATTCAATTGAGAGAAGCAACAGTTACTGGTGATGCAGCTCATGTTAAGGAAATGCTTGGTACACAATCATGGTCAGACAGAGGTTTGGATGTTTGTTTAGCAGATTGCAG GGTACGTGGAGATGGTCAGCCTCTCTTACACAAGGCAGTATTATGGGAACATGATGAGGTTGTGAAAGAAATTGTACAATATGTGATGCACAACACTAAGAGAAAACTGGACAGTTTTAGAGATCAG TATTTCAGAACAGCATTACACTATTTGTATGGAATGGAATGTTGTAAAAGGATGGCAGATATTTTGGAGGATAACGGCATGTCAGAATACTCAATGGATAAG gatGGTAGATCACCTTTGGCTTTTAAAGACAGACGAGGACTGTTGGAAATGAAAGACTTGATAGAATATCATCAAAGACAG GATTTCTCTGAACCAGAGCCTGACCCCTGGTCAGTTAATTTACCATTGCCAATCACTGGATTCCTCAAACAGTGTTTACATGAAAAGCACATGAAGAAAAAGCATGATAAGACAGTGTATAATGCTATAGGTAATGGTCGACAGGCTGGGAAAACCAAACCTGATAAAAAGCATCGCCATTTGAAAGGAACGGCTGATTTGCAAAGTAAATCTGTTGATAAGAAAAAACATCGGAGTGGTTTTCATTTGCAAACCTATTCAGAACGAAACTCCGATTCTTCAAATTCACCTGAGAATTATCAGAAATGTAATCAAAAGCAAATATGCAACCGAGAAAGAGAAGCAGGTAAATTGAGTTACTTCCAACAATATCAAAATACAGAAATGATGCAGTTTCCCAGAAACAGTTACGTAAAGGATAAACTAAGTAGAGACAATTCAGTAGAATATCAAAAAGTGAATACAGTGGTTTCAATGAAGTATGAGAATGGAAACTATTTTCGTTCGGACGTTTATCGTGACAGTGATTTCTCATCTTTAATGAAGGATGATGTTGAAACCGGCTCTGGACAGGATGTATCTGAGTTGTCATCTGAAGCAGGTAGTTTGTATGAGGACTATGAGGGGGACCAGTCAGACGTAGAAAGCGAGGATGAAGGAACCAACCACTCTGAAAAATATTGCAGTATTTTGTGA